From a region of the Panthera uncia isolate 11264 chromosome B1, Puncia_PCG_1.0, whole genome shotgun sequence genome:
- the ATP6V1B2 gene encoding V-type proton ATPase subunit B, brain isoform: protein MALRAMRGIVNGAAPELPMPTSRPVVGSREQALAVSRNYLSQPRLTYKTVSGVNGPLVILDHVKFPRYAEIVHLTLPDGTKRSGQVLEVSGSKAVVQVFEGTSGIDAKKTSCEFTGDILRTPVSEDMLGRVFNGSGKPIDRGPVVLAEDFLDIMGQPINPQCRIYPEEMIQTGISAIDGMNSIARGQKIPIFSAAGLPHNEIAAQICRQAGLVKKSKGVVDYSEENFAIVFAAMGVNMETARFFKSDFEENGSMDNVCLFLNLANDPTIERIITPRLALTTAEFLAYQCEKHVLVILTDMSSYAEALREVSAAREEVPGRRGFPGYMYTDLATIYERAGRVEGRNGSITQIPILTMPNDDITHPIPDLTGYITEGQIYVDRQLHNRQIYPPINVLPSLSRLMKSAIGEGMTRKDHADVSNQLYACYAIGKDVQAMKAVVGEEALTSDDLLYLEFLQKFERNFIAQGPYENRTVYETLDIGWQLLRIFPKEMLKRIPQSTLSEFYPRDSAKH from the exons CGTACAAGACAGTATCAGGAGTCAATGGTCCACTAGTGATCTTAGATCATGTTAAG TTTCCCAGATACGCTGAGATTGTCCACTTGACATTACCGGATGGCACGAAGAGAAGTGGGCAAGTTCTAGAAGTTAGTGGTTCCAAAGCAGTGGTTCAG gTATTTGAAGGGACTTCAGGTATAGATGCCAAAAAAACATCTTGTGAGTTTACTGGGGATATTCTCCGAACACCAGTGTCCGAGGATATGCTTG GTAGGGTATTCAATGGATCAGGAAAACCTATCGATAGAGGTCCTGTTGTACTGGCTGAAGACTTCCTTGACATCATGG GCCAGCCTATCAATCCTCAGTGTCGAATCTACCCAGAGGAGATGATTCAAACTGGCATTTCAGCCATAGATGGCATGAACAGTATTGCTAGGGGGCAGAAAATTCCAATCTTCTCTGCTGCTGGCTTACCACACAATGAG ATTGCAGCTCAAATCTGTCGCCAGGCTGGTTTGGTAAAGAAATCCAAAGGTGTAGTGGACTACAGTGAGGAAAATTTTGCAATTGTATTTGCTGCTATGGGT GTAAACATGGAAACTGCACGGTTCTTCAAATCTGACTTTGAAGAAAATGGCTCAATGGACAATGTCTGCCTCTTTTTGAACTTGGCTAATGACCCAAC TATTGAGCGAATTATCACTCCTCGCTTGGCTCTAACCACAGCTGAATTTCTGGCCTATCAATGTGAAAAACATGTATTGGTTATCCTAACAGATATGAGTTCTTATGCTGAAGCACTTCGAGAG GTTTCAGCAGCCAGGGAAGAAGTTCCTGGTCGAAGAGGTTTCCCAGGTTACATGTACACCGATTTAGCCACAATATATGAACGTGCTGGTCGAGTGGAAGGTAGAAATGGCTCCATTACTCAAATCCCTATTCTCACCATGCCTAATGATG ATATCACTCACCCCATCCCTGACTTGACTGGATATATTACAGAGGGACAGATCTATGTGGACAGACAGCTGCACAATAGACAG ATTTACCCGCCTATTAATGTGCTGCCCTCTTTATCACGGTTAATGAAGTCTGCTATTGGAGAAGGTATGACCAGAAAGGATCATGCTGATGTATCTAACCAGCTG TATGCATGTTATGCTATTGGTAAGGATGTACAAGCCATGAAAGCCGTAGTTGGAGAAGAAGCCCTTACCTCAGATGATCTTCTTTACTTGGAATTTCTGCAGAAGTTTGAGAGGAACTTTATTGCTCAGG gaCCTTACGAAAACCGCACTGTCTATGAGACTTTGGACATTGGCTGGCAACTGCTCCGAATCTTCCCCAAAGAAATGCTGAAGAGAATCCCTCAGAGCACCCTGAGTGAATTTTATCCTCGAGATTCTGCAAAGCATTAG